The Flavobacterium praedii genome window below encodes:
- a CDS encoding NADH-quinone oxidoreductase subunit B → MGINTAPEIPADFPGKVIPAGNGANVVITSLDQIINWGRSNSLWSLYFGTSCCAIEMMQTGAARHDYSRFGFEVARPSPRQADLIIIAGTIVNKMAPVLRRLYDQMAEPKYVIAMGACAISGGPFFYNTYSVVKGADHVIPVDVYVPGCPPRPEALLEGMLMLQAKIRTESMKNKVFPIDGFDEGL, encoded by the coding sequence ATGGGAATAAATACTGCACCCGAAATACCAGCTGATTTCCCAGGAAAAGTAATTCCTGCAGGAAATGGCGCAAATGTTGTCATTACATCATTAGACCAAATAATCAATTGGGGAAGATCAAATTCTTTATGGTCACTATACTTTGGAACGAGTTGTTGTGCTATCGAAATGATGCAAACCGGAGCGGCTCGTCACGATTACTCCAGATTTGGTTTTGAAGTAGCAAGACCTTCGCCTAGACAAGCCGATTTAATCATTATAGCAGGAACAATTGTAAACAAAATGGCACCGGTGTTGCGTCGTTTGTATGATCAAATGGCCGAACCCAAATATGTTATCGCTATGGGAGCTTGTGCTATCTCAGGAGGTCCTTTCTTTTACAACACGTATTCGGTTGTAAAAGGTGCTGACCATGTAATTCCTGTTGATGTTTATGTTCCTGGTTGTCCTCCAAGACCAGAAGCATTATTAGAAGGAATGTTAATGCTACAAGCAAAAATAAGAACCGAAAGTATGAAAAATAAAGTTTTTCCTATTGATGGGTTTGATGAAGGACTTTGA